In Firmicutes bacterium ASF500, a single genomic region encodes these proteins:
- the carD gene encoding RNA polymerase-binding transcription factor CarD, translated as MYQIGDKVVHPMYGGGVVDSIVQKTVDGVVRDYYILKLPNRSMVVMVPTDNCEEIGVRRVVDQTQADQVMAAIPDIQVEMTANWNHRYRENMERMKSGDLLEVARVIKGLTIRDQKRGLSTGERKMLHSARQILISEIVLAKSSSYESVEKELDTALA; from the coding sequence GTGTACCAGATCGGGGATAAGGTAGTCCACCCCATGTATGGGGGAGGCGTGGTGGACAGTATCGTCCAGAAGACGGTGGACGGCGTGGTTCGGGATTATTATATCCTGAAGCTGCCCAACCGATCAATGGTCGTGATGGTCCCCACGGACAACTGTGAGGAGATCGGCGTCCGCCGGGTGGTGGACCAGACACAGGCGGACCAGGTGATGGCCGCCATCCCCGACATCCAAGTGGAGATGACGGCCAACTGGAATCACCGTTACCGGGAGAACATGGAGCGGATGAAGAGCGGCGACCTGCTGGAGGTGGCCCGGGTCATCAAGGGACTGACCATCCGGGACCAGAAACGGGGCCTTTCCACCGGAGAGCGGAAGATGCTTCACTCCGCAAGACAGATCCTGATCTCCGAGATCGTGCTGGCTAAAAGCTCCAGCTATGAATCGGTGGAGAAGGAGCTGGACACCGCACTGGCATAG
- the ispH gene encoding 4-hydroxy-3-methylbut-2-enyl diphosphate reductase, which translates to MKIVLAQSAGFCYGVRRAVELAEEKAAQGVPCVMLGPLIHNKDVTGRLAAQGLRVVNRPEEVPEGFGVIIRSHGESRAVHQGFARRGTEVFDATCPNVTRIHQIVAEAEKRGRRPVIVGTPDHPEVLAIAGWCEDSVILSGAENLEKWLKEDENRTNFPLTFVSQTTSTKKIWEDCVKKAKKLCTNAEFFDTICGATSKRQEEARQLAAQCGLMVVVGDRNSSNTRRLGEICQEHCPDVRLIERGEELDLSQLPQVDMVGITAGASTPAWIIKEVIDKMSEEILEMDKSFQEMLEESFKILNNGDKVTGTVVAITPTEVQVELGVKYPGYIALTELSDDPTVKVEDIVKVGDKIESIVMQVSDRDCLVKLSKRRLDINKGWEEIEAARENESVVEGFVTEDNKGGVVVSVKGVRVFVPASQTGLPRETPMSELLKQKVRLVITEVNRARRRVVGSISKVTRAERAAAAEKVWAEIEDGKRYTGTVKSLTSYGAFVDIGGVDGMVHISELSWSRIKHPSEVVKVGDTVEVYVISADKEKKKISLGMKDHSQDPWTVFTTTYQVGDTANVRVVKLMTFGAFAEVVPGVDGLIHISQLADHRVEKPGDVVSEGDKVDVKITDVDMENKKISLSIRALLDEPVEEDAPAEEEQ; encoded by the coding sequence ATGAAAATTGTGCTGGCCCAGTCCGCCGGCTTCTGCTACGGCGTCCGCCGGGCGGTGGAGCTGGCTGAGGAGAAGGCGGCTCAGGGCGTCCCCTGCGTCATGCTGGGCCCCCTCATCCACAACAAGGACGTGACCGGACGGCTGGCCGCTCAGGGGCTCCGGGTGGTGAACAGACCGGAGGAGGTGCCCGAGGGCTTCGGCGTAATCATCCGCTCCCACGGGGAGAGCCGGGCGGTCCACCAGGGCTTCGCCCGCCGGGGGACGGAGGTCTTTGACGCCACCTGCCCCAACGTCACCCGCATCCACCAGATCGTGGCGGAGGCGGAAAAACGGGGCCGGAGGCCGGTGATCGTGGGCACGCCGGACCATCCCGAGGTGCTGGCCATCGCCGGATGGTGTGAGGATTCTGTGATACTTTCCGGGGCGGAAAACCTTGAAAAATGGTTGAAAGAGGACGAAAATCGCACGAATTTCCCGCTGACCTTTGTTTCCCAAACGACCTCGACGAAGAAAATTTGGGAAGATTGCGTGAAAAAAGCAAAAAAACTATGTACAAACGCAGAATTTTTTGATACAATATGTGGAGCGACGTCCAAACGCCAGGAGGAGGCCCGCCAGCTTGCCGCCCAATGTGGCCTGATGGTGGTGGTGGGCGACAGAAACAGCTCCAATACCAGACGGCTGGGAGAAATCTGTCAGGAGCACTGTCCCGACGTCCGGCTCATCGAGCGGGGAGAGGAGCTGGACCTGAGCCAACTGCCTCAAGTGGATATGGTCGGCATCACGGCGGGCGCGTCCACGCCCGCGTGGATAATAAAGGAGGTCATTGACAAAATGAGTGAAGAAATTTTAGAAATGGACAAGTCTTTCCAGGAGATGCTGGAGGAATCGTTCAAAATTTTGAATAATGGAGATAAGGTTACCGGCACCGTTGTGGCCATTACCCCCACCGAGGTCCAGGTGGAGCTGGGCGTCAAGTACCCCGGCTACATCGCCCTCACCGAGCTGAGCGACGACCCCACCGTCAAGGTGGAGGACATTGTCAAGGTGGGCGACAAGATCGAGTCCATCGTCATGCAGGTCAGCGACCGGGACTGCCTGGTCAAGCTGTCCAAGCGCCGCCTGGACATCAACAAGGGCTGGGAGGAGATTGAGGCCGCCCGGGAGAACGAGTCCGTGGTGGAGGGCTTCGTCACCGAGGACAACAAGGGCGGCGTGGTCGTCTCCGTCAAGGGCGTGCGGGTGTTCGTCCCCGCCTCCCAGACCGGCCTGCCCCGTGAGACTCCCATGAGCGAGCTCCTGAAGCAGAAGGTCCGCCTGGTCATCACCGAGGTCAACCGGGCCCGCCGCCGCGTGGTCGGCTCCATCAGCAAGGTCACCCGCGCCGAGCGTGCCGCCGCCGCCGAGAAGGTCTGGGCCGAGATCGAGGACGGCAAGCGCTACACCGGCACCGTGAAGTCCCTGACCTCTTACGGCGCGTTCGTGGACATCGGCGGCGTGGACGGCATGGTCCACATCTCCGAGCTGTCCTGGAGCCGCATCAAGCACCCCTCCGAGGTAGTCAAGGTGGGCGACACCGTCGAGGTGTATGTCATCTCCGCCGACAAGGAGAAGAAGAAGATTTCTCTGGGCATGAAGGACCACAGCCAGGACCCCTGGACTGTGTTCACCACCACCTATCAGGTGGGCGACACCGCCAACGTGCGCGTCGTCAAGCTGATGACCTTCGGCGCGTTCGCCGAGGTGGTCCCCGGCGTGGACGGCCTGATCCACATCTCCCAGCTGGCCGACCATCGGGTGGAGAAGCCCGGCGATGTGGTGTCCGAGGGCGACAAGGTGGACGTGAAGATCACCGACGTGGACATGGAGAACAAGAAGATTTCCCTGTCTATCCGCGCTCTGCTGGATGAGCCCGTCGAGGAGGACGCTCCCGCCGAGGAGGAGCAGTAA
- the cmk_1 gene encoding Cytidylate kinase, with product MSFRSVAIDGPAGAGKSTLARRLAGELGFLYVDTGAIYRTVALAVLRAGEDPSREDRVVPLLDGLDIRMGYGSDGVQRMYLSGEDVSAAIREHPISGAASQISAIPAVRDFLLDFQRKQAREHDVVMDGRDIGTVVLPGADVKIFLTAAPEARAKRRLLELEQRGQEADFDRVLQDIKERDWKDEHRDIAPLKQAEDAALLDTTGLNLEQSCDRLLSLVKEKIAP from the coding sequence ATGAGTTTTAGAAGCGTCGCCATTGACGGTCCCGCCGGGGCGGGGAAGAGTACGCTGGCCCGGAGGCTGGCGGGGGAGCTGGGGTTTTTGTATGTGGACACCGGGGCGATCTACCGCACGGTGGCCCTGGCGGTCCTGCGAGCGGGGGAGGACCCGTCCAGAGAGGACCGGGTGGTCCCGCTTCTGGATGGGCTGGATATCCGAATGGGCTACGGCTCAGACGGTGTACAGCGGATGTACCTGTCAGGTGAGGACGTGAGCGCCGCCATCCGGGAGCATCCAATTTCCGGCGCGGCCTCCCAGATCTCCGCCATTCCGGCGGTGCGGGACTTCCTCCTGGACTTTCAGCGGAAGCAGGCCCGGGAGCACGACGTGGTGATGGACGGCCGGGACATCGGCACGGTGGTGCTGCCCGGCGCCGACGTGAAAATTTTCCTCACCGCCGCCCCGGAGGCCCGGGCGAAGCGCCGCCTGCTGGAGCTGGAGCAGCGGGGACAGGAGGCGGACTTTGACCGCGTCCTTCAGGACATCAAAGAGCGGGACTGGAAGGACGAGCACCGGGACATCGCCCCACTGAAACAGGCGGAGGACGCCGCCCTGCTGGACACCACCGGCTTGAATCTGGAGCAGAGCTGTGACCGGCTGCTGTCCCTGGTAAAGGAGAAGATTGCCCCGTGA
- the baiN gene encoding 3-dehydro-bile acid delta(4,6)-reductase: protein MSGAGIVVAGGGAAGMMAAICAVRMGASVTLIERNQKVGRKLYITGKGRCNVTNHCSPEEVRAAVPRNGKFLYSTLEHTPPAWVEEFFRNLGVELKVERGNRVFPQSDRAADIIDALFGELRRLRIPIVHDRLTQVLLEEGTVSSVRLESGGEIACKAIILATGGLSYPATGSTGDGHRLAAALGHTVVDVKPSLVPLESPDPFYGQMQGLALKNVALTVKNQKKKTVFQEQGELLFTHFGLSGPLVLSASAHMRDFEKDRYICAIDLKPALDEATLDARLVRELTAGANRDMDNILGTLAPRLLIPVLLNRADILGNKKAHDLTKQERRRLLELFKCFTVSISGPRPIEDAIVTSGGVKVSEVDPKSMGSKRVKGLYFAGELLDVDAYTGGFNLQIAWATGRAAGESAAAFTGPL from the coding sequence ATGAGCGGGGCCGGTATTGTTGTGGCGGGGGGCGGCGCCGCCGGTATGATGGCCGCCATTTGCGCCGTCCGAATGGGGGCCTCCGTGACGCTGATCGAGCGCAATCAGAAGGTGGGCCGCAAGCTGTATATCACAGGGAAGGGCCGGTGCAACGTGACCAACCACTGTTCCCCGGAGGAGGTCCGGGCGGCGGTTCCCCGTAATGGGAAATTCCTTTACAGTACTTTGGAGCACACTCCGCCAGCCTGGGTGGAGGAATTCTTCCGAAATTTGGGCGTAGAATTAAAGGTGGAGCGGGGGAACCGGGTGTTCCCACAGTCCGACCGGGCGGCGGACATCATCGACGCCCTTTTCGGCGAGCTGAGACGCCTGCGGATACCCATTGTCCACGACCGGCTCACCCAGGTCCTTCTGGAGGAGGGGACGGTGTCCAGCGTCAGGCTGGAGTCTGGTGGGGAGATTGCCTGTAAAGCGATTATCCTTGCCACCGGCGGACTGTCCTATCCCGCTACCGGCTCCACCGGAGACGGCCACCGGCTGGCTGCGGCGCTGGGCCACACCGTGGTAGATGTCAAGCCGTCGCTGGTGCCTCTGGAATCCCCTGACCCCTTCTACGGTCAAATGCAGGGACTGGCGCTGAAAAATGTGGCGCTGACGGTAAAAAACCAGAAAAAAAAGACGGTCTTTCAGGAGCAGGGGGAGCTTCTTTTCACCCACTTCGGCCTGTCTGGACCGCTGGTTTTGTCCGCCAGCGCCCACATGCGGGACTTTGAAAAGGACCGGTACATCTGCGCCATCGACCTCAAGCCCGCCCTGGACGAGGCCACGTTGGACGCCCGTCTGGTCCGGGAGCTGACCGCTGGGGCCAACCGGGACATGGACAACATCCTGGGCACGCTGGCCCCGCGGCTGCTGATTCCGGTACTGCTGAACCGGGCGGATATTTTGGGCAATAAAAAGGCCCACGACCTGACAAAGCAGGAGCGCCGCCGGCTGCTGGAGCTGTTCAAGTGCTTCACCGTGTCCATCTCCGGCCCCCGGCCCATTGAGGACGCCATTGTTACCTCGGGAGGGGTAAAGGTGTCCGAGGTGGACCCGAAGTCAATGGGGTCAAAGCGTGTAAAGGGATTATACTTTGCGGGGGAACTGCTGGATGTGGACGCCTACACCGGAGGGTTCAACCTCCAGATCGCCTGGGCCACCGGTCGGGCGGCAGGGGAGAGCGCGGCGGCGTTTACAGGTCCTCTTTGA
- the murR_1 gene encoding HTH-type transcriptional regulator MurR: protein MSRDILTVIQDSMHTFSKGQKKIAGFILDSYDKAAFMTASRLGKKVGVSESTVVRFASELGYDGYPDMQRCLQKMIRNRLTTVQRIEVTKDRLGDQDLLSMVLQSDIDKIRQTLEELDRESFNRAVDAIVSANKIYIIGVRSSASVAGFLHFYFNLIFDNVSLVSANTASEIFESLLRVREGDVVIGVSFPRYSSRTVRAMSFARDRGAATIAITDSEASPLTPISTYSLMARSDMASFVDSLVAPLSLVNALLVAVSQRKNDELARTFQNLEDIWDEYGVYEKVPE from the coding sequence GTGAGTCGGGACATTCTGACTGTCATTCAGGACAGTATGCACACCTTTTCCAAGGGGCAGAAAAAAATCGCCGGATTCATTTTGGACTCCTACGACAAAGCCGCCTTTATGACGGCCAGCCGCCTGGGCAAGAAGGTGGGCGTCAGCGAGTCCACGGTGGTCCGGTTTGCCTCGGAGCTGGGCTATGACGGCTACCCGGATATGCAACGGTGCCTCCAGAAGATGATCCGCAACCGGCTGACCACCGTCCAGCGCATCGAGGTGACCAAGGACCGGCTGGGGGACCAGGACCTGCTGTCCATGGTGCTCCAGTCGGACATCGACAAGATCCGCCAGACCCTGGAGGAACTGGACCGGGAGAGCTTCAACCGGGCGGTGGACGCCATTGTCTCGGCAAACAAAATCTATATCATCGGCGTACGCTCCTCCGCCTCGGTGGCCGGGTTTTTGCACTTCTATTTCAACCTGATTTTTGACAATGTGAGCCTGGTCTCCGCCAACACGGCCAGCGAGATTTTTGAGAGTTTGCTCCGGGTGCGGGAGGGGGACGTGGTGATCGGCGTCAGCTTTCCCCGGTACTCCAGCCGCACCGTCCGGGCCATGAGCTTCGCCCGGGACCGGGGGGCCGCCACCATCGCCATTACCGACAGCGAGGCCTCGCCCCTGACCCCCATCTCCACCTACAGCCTGATGGCCCGCAGCGATATGGCCTCCTTTGTGGACTCCCTGGTGGCCCCGCTGTCCTTGGTCAACGCCCTGCTGGTGGCGGTGAGCCAGCGGAAGAATGACGAGCTGGCCCGGACCTTCCAGAATCTGGAGGATATCTGGGACGAGTACGGCGTCTATGAGAAGGTACCCGAATGA
- a CDS encoding putative RNA pseudouridine synthase: protein MEERIQKLISACGLASRRAAEGWIAAGRVTVNGEKARLGDRADLDRDTVLIDGRPLRAGGGRTYLMLNKPRGYVTTLSDEKGRRTVADLVEGCGARVWPVGRLDMDSEGLLLLTDDGALTQQLLHPSHEVEKEYLVWVTGSVAKALPILSAPMTLDGEELAPAQVRRGRDSGGVRQLSITIHQGKNRQVRRMCAQAGLEVLRLKRVREGDLFLDRSLKPGQWRSLTEEELLLLTGPLSG, encoded by the coding sequence GTGGAAGAACGGATTCAAAAGCTGATTTCCGCCTGCGGGCTGGCCTCCCGGCGGGCGGCGGAGGGGTGGATTGCCGCCGGGCGGGTGACCGTCAACGGGGAGAAGGCCCGCCTGGGGGACCGGGCGGACCTGGACCGGGACACCGTTCTCATCGACGGAAGGCCCCTGAGAGCCGGAGGAGGGCGGACCTATCTGATGCTGAATAAGCCCCGGGGGTATGTGACCACCCTCTCCGACGAGAAGGGGAGAAGGACGGTGGCCGACCTGGTGGAGGGGTGCGGGGCCCGAGTCTGGCCGGTGGGCCGGCTGGATATGGACTCCGAGGGCCTGCTCCTCCTCACCGACGACGGAGCCCTCACCCAGCAGCTGCTCCATCCCAGCCACGAGGTGGAAAAGGAGTACCTGGTCTGGGTGACGGGAAGCGTCGCCAAGGCTCTGCCTATCCTGTCCGCCCCCATGACGCTGGACGGGGAGGAGCTGGCCCCCGCCCAGGTGCGGCGGGGGAGGGACAGCGGCGGGGTCCGGCAGCTGTCCATCACCATCCACCAGGGGAAAAACCGGCAGGTGCGCCGGATGTGCGCCCAGGCCGGTCTGGAGGTACTGCGGCTCAAGCGGGTCCGGGAGGGGGACCTGTTTCTGGACCGCAGTTTGAAGCCGGGGCAGTGGCGGAGCCTCACCGAGGAGGAACTGCTCCTTCTGACCGGGCCCCTCAGCGGGTAG
- the dacB gene encoding D-alanyl-D-alanine carboxypeptidase DacB yields MKRLFSIVLAGALIAPSLPAVRAEEGPQISAASAVLMDGDSGRVLYEKDGRTRRLIASTTKLMTALVALESGRDLDEVVTALPEWTGAEGSSIYLRPGEEITLEALLYGLLLRSGNDAALAVAGFCGGTVEDFVARMNEKAEDLGMADSHFANPNGLDAEGHYSTAYDMALLARACLENETLSQIVSTRSITLGTRSFTNHNKLLWRYEGCVGMKTGYTERAGRTLVSAAQRDGMTMICVTLDAPSDWADHTALLDWGFSGRQARTLVQAGERVGQLPVSGGLIPLCSVAAGESLIAALTPEEQVDTACELTASALKAPVAAGTPVGEIIYYVNSKELARTPLVAGTDIPDAAAPERGGWPWKNGFKS; encoded by the coding sequence ATGAAGCGACTTTTTTCCATTGTGCTGGCCGGGGCGCTGATCGCGCCGTCTCTGCCCGCCGTGAGGGCGGAGGAGGGGCCTCAGATTTCCGCCGCCAGCGCCGTTTTGATGGACGGGGACAGCGGGCGGGTGCTCTATGAGAAGGACGGCCGCACCCGGCGGCTCATTGCCAGCACCACAAAGCTGATGACCGCCCTAGTGGCCCTGGAGTCGGGCCGAGACCTGGACGAGGTGGTCACCGCCCTGCCGGAGTGGACGGGGGCGGAGGGCTCCTCTATCTACCTGCGCCCGGGGGAGGAGATCACCCTGGAGGCGCTGCTGTACGGTCTGCTCCTCCGCTCGGGCAACGACGCCGCCCTGGCGGTGGCCGGGTTCTGCGGGGGGACGGTGGAGGACTTTGTGGCCCGGATGAACGAGAAGGCGGAGGACCTGGGTATGGCGGACAGCCACTTTGCCAACCCCAACGGCCTGGACGCCGAGGGGCACTACTCCACCGCCTACGACATGGCCCTTCTGGCCCGGGCCTGCCTGGAAAACGAGACCCTGTCCCAAATCGTCTCCACCAGGTCCATCACTCTGGGGACCAGGAGCTTTACCAACCACAACAAGCTGCTGTGGCGGTATGAGGGCTGTGTGGGCATGAAGACGGGCTACACCGAGCGGGCGGGGCGCACCCTGGTGTCCGCCGCCCAGCGAGACGGCATGACGATGATCTGCGTCACCCTGGACGCCCCCAGCGACTGGGCAGACCACACCGCACTCCTGGACTGGGGCTTTTCCGGCCGTCAGGCCCGGACACTGGTCCAGGCGGGGGAGCGGGTGGGACAGCTGCCCGTCTCCGGCGGGCTGATTCCTCTTTGCTCCGTCGCGGCGGGGGAGAGCCTTATTGCCGCCCTTACCCCGGAGGAGCAGGTGGATACGGCCTGCGAGCTGACCGCTTCCGCCCTGAAAGCGCCCGTGGCGGCGGGTACTCCGGTGGGGGAGATTATATATTATGTAAACTCGAAAGAGCTGGCGCGGACGCCGCTTGTGGCAGGGACGGATATCCCTGACGCCGCCGCGCCAGAGAGAGGGGGCTGGCCGTGGAAGAACGGATTCAAAAGCTGA
- the ytfJ gene encoding putative spore protein YtfJ, with the protein MEQKNSLGELMKITMEHIKTMADANTIIGTPIHAEGVTLIPVSRMSFGMGGGGTELSTKAGSSKEGFGGGSAASAKLEPVAFLVVREDGSVKLLPVAPPPATTVDRVIETVPEVVDKVTGFIEKQQEKKAQKAAEADFAE; encoded by the coding sequence ATGGAACAGAAGAACTCCCTCGGTGAGCTGATGAAGATTACCATGGAGCATATCAAGACGATGGCGGACGCCAACACCATCATCGGCACCCCCATCCACGCGGAGGGGGTCACCCTCATCCCCGTGTCCCGGATGTCCTTCGGCATGGGGGGCGGCGGCACCGAGCTTTCCACCAAGGCCGGTTCGTCCAAGGAGGGCTTCGGCGGCGGCTCCGCCGCCAGCGCCAAGCTGGAGCCGGTGGCCTTTCTGGTGGTCCGGGAGGACGGCAGTGTGAAGCTGCTCCCCGTGGCCCCGCCTCCCGCCACCACCGTGGACCGGGTCATTGAGACGGTGCCCGAGGTGGTGGACAAGGTGACCGGGTTCATCGAGAAGCAGCAGGAGAAAAAGGCCCAAAAGGCCGCCGAGGCAGATTTCGCGGAATAA
- the scpB gene encoding Segregation and condensation protein B has translation MEVKELESALEGVLFAAGEPVPVERLCLGLEVDRPTLDAVAQRLMDRYSYDRRGIRLVRLDTSYQLCSAPEFAPYVRKTLESRKPARLSQPALEVLAIIAYYQPVTRAYVDQVRGVDSSYTMGLLLERELIEEAGRLAVPGRPMQFKTSKNFLRSFGLSSLDELPELPSQTQEGSQIALELEASLAKLRGAENGEEPEEPEPPAEGT, from the coding sequence ATGGAGGTCAAAGAACTGGAATCCGCCCTGGAGGGGGTGCTGTTCGCCGCCGGGGAGCCGGTGCCGGTGGAGCGGCTCTGTCTGGGGCTGGAGGTGGACAGGCCCACCCTGGACGCGGTGGCTCAGCGGCTGATGGACCGGTACAGCTATGACCGCCGGGGCATCCGGCTGGTGCGGCTGGACACCAGCTATCAGCTGTGCTCCGCGCCGGAATTTGCCCCCTACGTCCGCAAGACGCTGGAGAGCCGCAAGCCCGCCCGGCTGTCTCAGCCGGCGCTGGAGGTGCTGGCTATCATCGCCTACTACCAGCCGGTCACCCGGGCCTATGTGGACCAGGTCCGGGGGGTGGACAGCTCCTACACCATGGGTCTGCTGCTGGAGCGGGAGCTGATCGAGGAGGCGGGCCGTCTGGCTGTGCCGGGTCGGCCTATGCAGTTTAAGACCAGCAAGAATTTCCTGCGCTCCTTTGGCCTGTCCAGCCTGGACGAGCTGCCTGAGCTGCCCAGCCAGACCCAGGAGGGAAGTCAGATTGCCCTGGAACTGGAGGCCAGCCTGGCAAAGCTTCGGGGAGCGGAGAACGGCGAGGAGCCGGAAGAGCCGGAGCCTCCGGCGGAGGGGACATGA
- the scpA gene encoding Segregation and condensation protein A gives MEAPIYHLEGVVKAKEEDMEDFVGPLDLILHLLSKNKLEIKDIQISLILDQYMDWMNQRRELDLEVASDFVTMASHLVYIKTRMLLSIHDEEAMSEMEQLIASLEAHQRSEDYLKVKAVVPALDGRYQIGRDYLTKVPEAVQPDRVYRYVHDKGDLLKAMNAVLGRLDNKLPPPVSAFQGIVGREPYPVADKAGEIIKRLVTFGVTRFRALFQGSRSRSEVVATFLAVLELCKNRRLLLAGTETDCTVTSTQEEGAVEFTAENY, from the coding sequence TTGGAGGCACCCATTTACCACCTGGAAGGGGTGGTGAAGGCAAAAGAGGAGGACATGGAGGACTTTGTAGGCCCGCTGGACCTGATCCTCCATCTGCTGAGCAAGAACAAGCTGGAGATCAAGGACATTCAGATCTCCCTGATCCTGGACCAATATATGGACTGGATGAACCAGCGCCGGGAGTTGGACCTGGAGGTAGCCAGCGACTTTGTCACCATGGCCTCCCACCTGGTCTATATCAAGACCCGGATGCTGCTGTCCATCCACGACGAGGAGGCCATGAGCGAGATGGAACAGCTCATTGCCTCCCTGGAGGCCCACCAGCGCAGTGAGGACTATTTAAAAGTCAAGGCGGTGGTCCCCGCGCTGGACGGCCGCTATCAGATTGGCCGGGACTACCTGACCAAGGTGCCCGAGGCGGTCCAGCCGGACAGGGTGTACCGCTATGTCCACGACAAGGGGGACCTGCTGAAGGCGATGAACGCCGTGCTGGGCCGGCTGGACAACAAGCTGCCCCCGCCGGTGTCCGCCTTTCAGGGCATCGTGGGCCGGGAGCCCTACCCCGTGGCCGACAAGGCGGGAGAGATCATCAAGCGGCTGGTCACCTTTGGCGTCACCCGGTTCCGGGCCCTGTTCCAGGGCAGCCGCAGCCGGTCGGAGGTGGTGGCTACCTTCCTGGCTGTGCTGGAGCTGTGCAAAAATCGCCGCCTGCTCCTGGCCGGGACTGAGACCGACTGCACCGTCACCAGCACCCAGGAGGAGGGGGCGGTGGAGTTTACAGCGGAGAATTATTGA
- the engB gene encoding putative GTP-binding protein EngB: MPVNLQKAEFVLSAVSPKNFIQDGRPQVAFAGRSNVGKSSVINRLLNRKNFARVGAAPGKTVHVNYFNIDGAFYLVDLPGYGYAKVSKAERDRWGRLMEDYFARPDLLTLGVMIVDSRHKPTADDCTMFQWFKETGCPLIIVANKLDKLKKSEVEPNLQLIRDTLELGEADRLIPFSAEKGTGREELLSAIFAGIEK; encoded by the coding sequence ATGCCTGTCAACCTTCAAAAAGCGGAGTTCGTCCTCTCCGCCGTCTCCCCGAAGAACTTTATCCAGGATGGCCGGCCGCAGGTGGCCTTCGCCGGGCGGTCCAACGTGGGCAAGTCGTCGGTGATTAACCGGCTGCTCAACCGGAAGAATTTCGCCCGGGTAGGGGCAGCGCCGGGGAAGACCGTCCATGTGAACTACTTCAACATTGACGGGGCCTTCTACCTGGTGGACCTGCCCGGCTATGGCTACGCCAAGGTGTCCAAGGCGGAACGGGACCGGTGGGGCCGGCTGATGGAGGACTACTTCGCCCGACCCGACCTGCTCACCCTGGGGGTGATGATTGTGGACTCCCGCCACAAGCCCACCGCCGACGACTGCACCATGTTCCAGTGGTTCAAGGAAACCGGATGTCCCCTGATTATTGTGGCCAACAAGCTGGATAAGCTGAAAAAAAGCGAGGTCGAACCCAACCTACAGCTCATCCGGGACACCCTGGAACTGGGAGAGGCGGACCGCCTCATCCCCTTCTCCGCCGAGAAGGGCACCGGTCGGGAGGAGCTGCTGTCGGCGATTTTTGCCGGGATAGAAAAATGA